One Euphorbia lathyris chromosome 1, ddEupLath1.1, whole genome shotgun sequence DNA segment encodes these proteins:
- the LOC136225759 gene encoding methyl-CpG-binding domain-containing protein 13 isoform X4 — MKDALRYVKTGELGRLASKPKDKSSNNLELEDDEASSPAIAKKQKLEVNRTRSPNISDQSSNLSKVANDKHVLSPAGTAESTPVYEHISGKEGSQSNNSGVQENKNSMQKVRRNDNKGVIAAGGARSKEHSLDSETKKDESKRTSLGKSKKKKDLSLPCRTSKRLSGLPLDPTPELKTTNRARRAAVKQFNDKASTGMGSSHSAFEEKNAFDTFKNTKGSLESNKSKHPIVNLAAVGKVETENLCNEKPECASISPSGNQVEPQKLSNENAAVSDDAGRIQTDNVDNEKSGLYLDLPLGDLCQDPCIAFAIKTLTGISFDNADTVQVSTGSNSDFGGLATSEDHTRKEDAEFGILTQQGCMADRPPNNVVTPEQVEEHEISNKNDEKPGSTLNVSFADAWADPCIEFAIKTLTGAIPLDRDVVMQDCSQHNASSSQSQESSGMSLQNVAEISQSQILRASYNQGALVEPGLRRNKNMTVGYSDGTIRPQHGEQRSKGSER; from the exons TCACCGGCTATAGCAAAGAAACAAAAGTTGGAAGTCAATAGAACAAGAAGCCCAAATATAAGTGATCAGAGCTCAAACTTGTCCAAAGTTGCAAATGATAAACATGTACTTAGCCCAGCTGGCACAGCAGAATCCACGCCTGTTTATGAGCATATATCTg GTAAAGAAGGATCTCAATCTAACAACTCAGGAGTCCAAGAGAACAAGAATTCTATGCAAAAGGTACGACGGAATGATAATAAAGGTGTAATAGCTGCAGGTGGTGCCCGTTCAAAGGAGCACTCTCTGGATAGTGAGACAAAAAAGGATGAAAGTAAAAGGACATCACTTGGaaaatccaaaaagaaaaaggatcTTAGTCTGCCATGTCGAACTTCAAAGCGACTTTCTGGCCTGCCACTTGATCCTACACCTGAGTTGAAAACAACAAATCGAGCCCGTCGAGCTGCTGTTAAACAGTTCAATGACAAAGCAAGCACAGGCATGGGTTCGTCTCATTCTGCATTTGAAGAAAAGAATGCATTTGACACCTTCAAAAATACGAAAGGGTCTCTTGAGTCAAATAAGAGTAAGCATCCCATCGTAAATTTGGCTGCTGTTGGGAAGGTGGAAACTGAAAACTTATGCAATGAGAAGCCTGAATGTGCAAGTATTTCACCTTCAGGGAATCAAGTAGAACCACAAAAGCTGAGTAATGAAAATGCTGCTGTTTCAGACGATGCTGGACGTATTCAAACTGATAATGTCGATAATGAGAAATCAGGACTATATCTTGACCTGCCACTAGGAGACTTATGCCAAGATCCATGCATTGCCTTTGCAATAAAAACCCTCACGGGAATATCCTTTGATAACGCCGATACTGTTCAAGTCTCAACAGGGTCAAACAGTGATTTCGGGGGCTTGGCTACTTCCGAAGACCATACCAGAAAAGAAGATGCCGAATTTGGGATCCTTACGCAGCAAGGATGCATGGCTGATCGACCTCCTAATAATGTAGTAACCCCAGAACAAGTTGAAGAGCATGAAATAAGCAATAAGAATGATGAGAAGCCAGGATCCACCCTCAACGTGTCTTTCGCAGATGCATGGGCAGACCCTTGCATCGAATTCGCAATAAAAACACTCACAGGTGCAATTCCATTGGATCGTGATGTGGTCATGCAGGATTGCAGTCAACATAATGCAAGCTCATCACAGTCACAGGAAAGTAGTGGCATGAGCTTGCAAAATGTTGCTGAAATTAGTCAATCCCAAATCTTGAGGGCTTCATATAATCAAGGGGCCCTGGTGGAGCCCGGATTACGGCGCAATAAAAATATGACTGTAGGATATTCAGATGGAACCATCCGTCCTCAACACGGTGAACAGAGAAGCAAAGGAAGTGAAAGGTAG
- the LOC136224088 gene encoding uncharacterized protein, with protein MEIKVKCSCGAEKCPEWAVVELQGVVEVQPSFRDQLQNLVIGELCRPSSQENYTFTVGYHELTGSKVSLKKPLLVLKKVKHMDVDEDCGNHSATVEMDVVGIIRHKILFKNRPKALISKPPQPVTKERTNAADVAVSK; from the exons ATGGAGATCAAAGTGAAATGCAGTTGCGGAGCAGAGAAATGCCCAGAATGGGCCGTCGTCGAGTTGCAAGGCGTTGTTGAAGTGCAGCCGTCGTTTCGAGATCAGCTTCAAAACCTTGTCATCGGAGAGCTTTGTCGTCCTTCTTCTCAG GAAAACTACACATTCACAGTTGGGTATCATGAATTGACAGGATCTAAAGTGAGTTTGAAGAAGCCATTGTTGGTGTTGAAGAAAGTGAAGCATATGGATGTAGATGAGGATTGTGGTAACCATTCAGCTACGGTTGAAATGGATGTCGTCGGTATAATTCGGCACAAGATTTTGTTCAAGAACAGACCCAAGGCCTTAATATCAA AACCACCACAACCTGTGACCAAGGAAAGGACCAATGCTGCAGATGTGGCTGTTTCAAAATAG
- the LOC136225787 gene encoding uncharacterized protein: protein MFSLFYGLWKYLFSKTEFHVLILGIDKAGKTTLLEKLKSLYSNLEGLPPDRIVPTVGLNIGRIEVSNNKLVFWDLGGQPGLRSIWEKYYEEAHAVVYVIDAACPSRFEDSKSALEKVLRHEDLQGAPLLILANKQDLSESASAEEIARYLDLKKLDERVYMFEAVSAHDGLGIKESVEWLVEVMERSKRTEMLRVRAGVTGPGA, encoded by the exons ATGTTCTCGTTGTTCTATGGCCTTTGGAAGTATCTATTCAGTAAGACAGAATTCCATGTCCTCATTCTTGGCATTGACAAGGCAGGGAAAACA ACTTTGCTGGAGAAGTTGAAATCCTTGTACTCAAACTTAGAAGGCCTGCCTCCGGATCGAATTGTCCCTACTGTTGGACTCAACATCGGTCGTATTGAAGTATCAAATAATAAACTTGTATTCTGGGATCTAGGTGGTCAG CCTGGTCTTCGCTCAATTTGGGAGAAATATTACGAAGAGGCACATGCTGTTGTATATGTAATTGATGCTGCTTGTCCTTCCCGTTTTGAAGATTCAAAGTCTGCATTAG AAAAAGTTCTTAGGCACGAGGATTTGCAAGGGGCCCCTCTTCTTATATTAGCAAACAAGCAG GATCTTTCTGAATCTGCATCCGCTGAAGAAATTGCTCGCTATCTAGATCTCAAGAAGTTAGATGAGAGGGTTTACATGTTTGAAGCTGTTTCAGCACATGATGG GCTAGGGATAAAAGAAAGTGTAGAATGGCTTGTTGAGGTAATGGAACGAAGCAAGCGAACAGAAATGTTGAGAGTTCGGGCAGGTGTAACAGGCCCTGGTGCTTAG